In a genomic window of Curtobacterium flaccumfaciens pv. betae:
- a CDS encoding sugar phosphate isomerase/epimerase family protein, whose amino-acid sequence MKLGLYNAILHDRPLADALRVIAANGLTGIELNTGGFLPPVHVPDIDAILQDDGARDAFLAQFAGTGVEIAGLNCNGNPLHPDPAIGPAHAEDVRRSIRLAARLGQDRVVTMSGLPAGEPGGTRPNWIVNAWNSAALDVLEHQWSVAVPFWQEIDALAREHGVKVALELHPQNLVFNPASIRELVERGGLTNVGVELDASHLFWQQMDPVAVARDLGPLVFHAAAKDVRINPHAAINGVLDNSFRRSSPDESRTNLGGDEWANEWPKPSAWDFVALGKGHDEAYWTTFLEALRAIDPDMWVNIEHEDTELGREEGVAVAARVLRAADAALAPRS is encoded by the coding sequence ATGAAGCTCGGTCTCTACAACGCGATCCTGCACGACCGGCCCCTCGCCGACGCACTCCGGGTCATCGCGGCCAACGGCCTCACCGGCATCGAGCTGAACACCGGCGGGTTCCTGCCCCCGGTGCACGTGCCCGACATCGACGCGATCCTGCAGGACGACGGGGCGCGTGACGCGTTCCTCGCGCAGTTCGCGGGGACCGGCGTCGAGATCGCCGGGCTCAACTGCAACGGCAACCCGCTGCACCCCGATCCGGCGATCGGCCCCGCGCACGCCGAGGACGTCCGGCGCAGCATCCGCCTCGCGGCCCGCCTCGGGCAGGACCGCGTCGTGACGATGTCCGGGCTGCCGGCGGGGGAGCCGGGCGGGACGCGGCCGAACTGGATCGTGAACGCCTGGAACTCGGCTGCGCTCGACGTCCTCGAGCACCAGTGGAGCGTCGCCGTGCCGTTCTGGCAGGAGATCGACGCCCTGGCCCGGGAGCACGGCGTCAAGGTCGCGCTCGAGCTGCACCCGCAGAACCTCGTGTTCAACCCGGCGTCGATCCGGGAGCTCGTCGAGCGCGGCGGGCTGACCAACGTGGGGGTCGAGCTCGACGCCTCGCACCTGTTCTGGCAGCAGATGGACCCGGTGGCGGTCGCCCGCGACCTCGGGCCGCTCGTGTTCCACGCCGCCGCCAAGGACGTCCGGATCAACCCGCACGCCGCGATCAACGGGGTGCTCGACAACTCGTTCCGCCGGTCGTCGCCGGACGAGTCGCGCACGAACCTCGGCGGCGACGAGTGGGCGAACGAGTGGCCGAAGCCGTCGGCGTGGGACTTCGTCGCGCTCGGCAAGGGGCACGACGAGGCGTACTGGACGACGTTCCTCGAGGCCCTGCGTGCGATCGACCCGGACATGTGGGTGAACATCGAGCACGAGGACACCGAGCTCGGGCGCGAAGAAGGGGTCGCGGTCGCCGCGCGCGTGCTGCGCGCCGCGGACGCGGCGCTGGCGCCCCGGTCCTGA
- a CDS encoding Gfo/Idh/MocA family protein, with translation MSDSIGVAVIGAGMAGKAHMAAWRNAPSLFTSTLPPVRLVSVGDVYEPLAAEAARRFGYERHDTDWRAIAAADDIDVVSVVVANTLHREIVEGLLAAGKHVLCDKPLSDSLDDARAMASAAAEAAQRGVLGRIGFTYRRAPGLAAIRELVEDGTLGRVLHVSGRYWTDYGASPDVPFSWRFAGEPGSGALADVGSHLSYVAEFLAGPVRSVSGGTFTTSITERPVAAGHALRGQAVPLTGETAAVGNDDYATFSARFGDGTVVGSLEASRVAAGHPNGLVIEVFCERGAARWDQERASEIGLALQSDGSRTGGYRQVVLGPDHPYVAGGMAMDAPGVGWGQNQMFEYQARAFLDEIAGLTGAVPDALPANATFDDGVHNMEVLDAVARSAAAGGASVDVAEADAVTATAVTAEGVRA, from the coding sequence ATGAGCGACAGCATCGGCGTCGCCGTCATCGGCGCGGGCATGGCGGGCAAGGCCCACATGGCTGCGTGGCGGAACGCACCCTCCCTGTTCACCTCGACGCTGCCGCCGGTCCGGCTCGTCTCGGTCGGCGACGTCTACGAGCCCCTCGCCGCCGAGGCCGCACGGCGCTTCGGCTACGAGCGGCACGACACCGACTGGCGGGCCATCGCGGCGGCGGACGACATCGACGTGGTGAGCGTCGTCGTCGCGAACACCCTGCACCGCGAGATCGTCGAGGGGCTGCTCGCCGCCGGCAAGCACGTGCTGTGCGACAAGCCGCTGTCCGACTCGCTCGACGACGCACGCGCGATGGCGTCCGCCGCTGCCGAGGCCGCGCAGCGCGGGGTGCTCGGCCGCATCGGGTTCACCTACCGCCGGGCTCCCGGCCTCGCGGCCATCAGGGAGCTCGTCGAGGACGGCACGCTCGGCCGGGTCCTGCACGTCTCCGGCCGGTACTGGACCGACTACGGCGCCTCGCCCGACGTCCCGTTCTCGTGGCGCTTCGCGGGGGAGCCGGGGTCCGGCGCGCTCGCCGACGTCGGCTCGCACCTGTCCTACGTCGCCGAGTTCCTGGCCGGCCCGGTCCGGAGCGTCAGCGGTGGGACGTTCACCACGTCGATCACCGAGCGCCCCGTGGCCGCCGGACACGCCCTGCGGGGGCAGGCCGTCCCGCTCACCGGTGAGACCGCGGCCGTCGGCAACGACGACTACGCCACGTTCAGCGCACGGTTCGGTGACGGCACGGTCGTCGGGTCGCTCGAGGCCTCCCGCGTCGCCGCCGGGCACCCGAACGGCCTCGTGATCGAGGTGTTCTGCGAGCGCGGCGCCGCCCGCTGGGACCAGGAGCGCGCCTCCGAGATCGGCCTCGCGCTGCAGTCCGACGGCTCGCGCACGGGTGGGTACCGCCAGGTCGTGCTCGGACCGGACCACCCCTACGTCGCGGGCGGCATGGCGATGGACGCCCCTGGCGTCGGCTGGGGGCAGAACCAGATGTTCGAGTACCAGGCGCGGGCGTTCCTCGACGAGATCGCCGGGCTGACCGGCGCCGTGCCCGACGCCCTGCCCGCGAACGCCACGTTCGACGACGGCGTGCACAACATGGAGGTCCTCGACGCCGTGGCACGGTCCGCAGCGGCCGGAGGTGCATCCGTCGACGTGGCGGAGGCCGACGCGGTGACCGCCACCGCGGTGACCGCCGAGGGGGTCCGCGCATGA